The following proteins come from a genomic window of Triticum aestivum cultivar Chinese Spring chromosome 6A, IWGSC CS RefSeq v2.1, whole genome shotgun sequence:
- the LOC123130110 gene encoding peroxidase 70-like, producing the protein MASSSTCRAWHCLLALFLLSSSAYGQLSPSFYAKTCPTLELIVRSTVTKAILVERRMGASLLRLHFHDCFVQGCDGSILLDDKGSFVGEKTALPNMNSVRGFGVIDEIKKNVELVCPGVVSCADIIAVAARDGVVLLGGPSWPVPLGQRDSTTASLNAANSDIPTPDYSLDQLIAAFNKHQLSPRDMTALSGAHTIGYSQCINFRDHIYNGTNIDPVFATLRKRTCPAQAPNGDTNLAPLDVQTPLAFDNAYYSNLVAKRGLLNSDQELFNGGSQDALVSRYVINPALFASDFVTAIIKMSKLSPPPGTPTQIRRNCRVINS; encoded by the exons ATGGCTTCCAGCTCTACCTGTAGGGCATGGCATTGCTTGCTTGCCCtgttcctcctctcctcttccGCGTATGGTCAGCTGTCGCCGTCGTTCTACGCCAAGACCTGCCCGACGCTGGAACTCATCGTGCGCTCCACAGTGACCAAGGCAATCCTCGTCGAGCGCCGAATGGGGGCCTCCCTCCTTAGGCTCCACTTCCATGACTGCTTTGTTC AAGGCTGTGACGGGTCCATTCTCTTGGATGACAAGGGTAGCTTCGTGGGCGAGAAGACGGCCCTTCCCAACATGAATTCGGTGCGGGGCTTCGGCGTGATCGACGAGATCAAGAAGAACGTGGAGCTGGTCTGCCCTGgcgtcgtctcctgcgccgacatcaTCGCCGTCGCGGCACGGGACGGCGTGGTTCTG CTAGGCGGGCCCAGCTGGCCCGTGCCGCTCGGCCAGCGGGACTCGACGACGGCCAGCCTGAATGCGGCGAACAGCGACATCCCGACGCCTGACTATAGCCTGGACCAGCTCATCGCTGCGTTCAACAAGCACCAGCTGAGCCCACGGGACATGACGGCGCTGTCCGGCGCGCACACCATCGGCTACTCGCAGTGCATCAACTTCCGCGACCACATCTACAACGGCACCAACATCGACCCGGTGTTCGCCACGCTGCGCAAGCGTACCTGCCCCGCCCAGGCCCCCAACGGCGATACCAACCTGGCGCCGCTCGACGTGCAGACGCCGCTCGCCTTCGACAACGCCTACTACAGCAACCTGGTCGCCAAGCGCGGCCTGCTCAACTCCGACCAGGAGCTCTTCAACGGGGGCTCCCAGGACGCGCTGGTGAGCCGGTACGTCATCAACCCGGCGCTCTTCGCGTCCGACTTCGTGACGGCGATCATCAAGATGTCCAAGCTAAGCCCGCCCCCTGGAACCCCCACCCAGATCAGGCGCAACTGCAGGGTCATTAACAGCTGA